Proteins found in one Paenibacillus borealis genomic segment:
- a CDS encoding cache domain-containing sensor histidine kinase, translating into MMRRWNNLTYQSKLMLAFFMLGIIPSIVIGTMAYFKSVSTLESRVNADLGVIAGQLNEAIQRQVEDVDRFSTFPYFTPEIFQILNQPYVPRDQWGYREIETQQQFAKLLVTYPSIFSTIQGLVFYSTKGNIYGYRVSDRSSINEAVSPVDEEWYKETLKRSGGVFISGLRLERQFNSAPFPTITASRVLLNDDFTPAGVVAVDIRPDFMDKIVRSFQLESMHVIVADEKGKLIYSTQSGDNQRFLSAAAEQASLSGTGRGLINLPDLGGGLAAATGVYAHSEYLGWTSYLMIDRKELLGDANVIRNFTVVLVLIFTAAAAILSLLLARNLSRPIRSLISSMRDVERGLFITPAAPPVQGEIGQLHLSYVTMVRRLDVLIQSIEEKERQKREAELYALRARIAPHFLYNTINSIRMLAVLQQSEGIARLLQSLNKLLHANMKLDSELVSLSAELELLHHYVRLMELRYTNRFKVDWQIEEDTTKAMVPPMILQPLMENAIFHGSFDIGGPLLIEVGARLTGNGGDGLLITITDNGHGITADTLEVLNGETEQENAPGGERNGNSSIGVANVRDRIRLRFGPPYTLTLKSEPGQGTLAELYLPYQPEGGQAARPRMEE; encoded by the coding sequence ATGATGCGGCGGTGGAACAACTTAACATACCAGAGCAAGCTGATGCTCGCCTTCTTCATGCTTGGGATTATCCCGTCGATTGTGATCGGCACGATGGCTTATTTCAAATCGGTCAGCACCCTGGAATCACGGGTGAATGCCGATCTCGGCGTCATTGCCGGACAACTGAATGAGGCGATCCAGCGCCAGGTGGAGGACGTGGACCGTTTCAGTACTTTTCCTTATTTCACACCTGAAATCTTTCAAATATTGAACCAGCCGTACGTGCCCCGCGACCAGTGGGGTTACCGCGAGATTGAAACCCAGCAGCAGTTCGCCAAGCTGCTCGTAACTTACCCTTCGATTTTCTCCACGATTCAAGGTCTGGTATTCTACAGCACCAAAGGCAATATTTACGGCTATAGAGTCAGCGACCGCTCCTCCATCAATGAAGCCGTAAGTCCCGTAGACGAGGAATGGTATAAGGAGACTCTCAAGCGAAGCGGAGGCGTATTCATCTCCGGGCTGCGGCTGGAGCGGCAGTTCAATAGTGCTCCGTTTCCCACGATTACCGCTTCCCGTGTGCTGCTCAATGATGACTTCACTCCGGCCGGAGTGGTCGCCGTGGATATCCGCCCGGATTTCATGGACAAGATTGTCCGCTCCTTCCAGCTGGAGAGCATGCATGTGATTGTAGCCGATGAGAAAGGGAAATTGATCTACTCCACACAAAGCGGAGATAACCAGCGCTTCCTCAGCGCTGCGGCAGAGCAGGCATCGCTCAGCGGCACGGGCCGCGGTCTGATCAATCTGCCCGATCTGGGCGGCGGGCTGGCAGCGGCGACTGGAGTATATGCCCACAGTGAGTATTTGGGCTGGACGAGCTACCTGATGATCGACCGCAAAGAGCTGCTGGGAGACGCGAATGTGATCCGCAACTTCACCGTAGTGCTGGTGCTGATTTTCACTGCCGCTGCGGCTATCCTGTCGCTCCTGCTGGCCCGGAACCTGTCGAGGCCGATCCGCAGCCTGATCTCCTCCATGCGCGACGTGGAGCGGGGGCTGTTCATCACTCCGGCCGCTCCGCCGGTCCAGGGTGAAATCGGCCAGCTGCATCTCAGCTATGTCACGATGGTGAGACGGCTCGATGTGCTGATTCAGTCGATAGAAGAGAAGGAACGGCAGAAGCGGGAAGCGGAGCTGTACGCGCTTAGAGCGAGAATAGCCCCTCACTTCCTGTATAACACGATCAATTCCATCCGCATGCTGGCTGTGTTGCAGCAGTCGGAAGGAATCGCCAGGCTGCTGCAGTCCCTGAACAAGCTGCTGCATGCCAATATGAAGCTGGACAGCGAGCTGGTGTCGCTGTCTGCGGAGCTGGAGCTGCTGCATCACTATGTCCGGCTGATGGAGCTGCGGTACACGAACCGCTTCAAGGTGGATTGGCAGATTGAAGAGGATACGACGAAGGCGATGGTACCGCCGATGATTCTGCAGCCGCTGATGGAGAATGCGATTTTTCACGGCTCCTTCGATATCGGAGGCCCGCTGCTGATTGAGGTAGGTGCCCGGTTGACCGGGAACGGCGGGGACGGGTTGCTGATCACCATTACTGACAACGGTCACGGTATAACGGCGGACACACTGGAGGTGCTCAATGGTGAAACGGAGCAGGAGAATGCCCCGGGCGGGGAGCGGAACGGGAATTCAAGCATAGGAGTAGCCAACGTCCGCGACCGTATCCGGCTTAGATTTGGACCGCCGTATACCTTGACGCTGAAGAGTGAGCCCGGACAAGGAACCCTGGCCGAATTATATCTGCCTTATCAACCGGAAGGCGGGCAAGCAGCCCGGCCGCGAATGGAGGAATGA
- a CDS encoding carbohydrate ABC transporter permease, with the protein MKFMNFRNYLLFIAPALLIYLLFFAGPIFSGLYYGFTDWNGFSFKADWVGLENFREAFRDPLLLTALKNMAILSVVVIVLQHSASILLAVLLDQKLKGIVWMRAIIFFPVILNTVVIGYVWSYMYAPMVGFLPKFFAAIGLNGLAQLDWLGDPSLAIYAIALVMVWQYTGYSMMIYLAGLQSVSGEIYEASSIDGAGPWNKFWKVTLPLLIPSVIVNTVLSVIGCMKMFEHVFIMTQGGPANSTQTFGIMIYQYAFKTSQMGYGTAMAMILSVMILGVTFVQIKLLSRMEVAN; encoded by the coding sequence ATGAAATTCATGAATTTTCGCAATTACCTGCTGTTTATCGCACCGGCGCTCCTGATCTACCTGCTGTTTTTTGCCGGACCGATCTTCAGCGGCTTGTATTACGGCTTCACCGACTGGAACGGCTTCTCGTTCAAGGCCGACTGGGTGGGACTTGAGAACTTCCGCGAAGCCTTCCGTGATCCGCTGCTCCTGACGGCACTGAAGAATATGGCGATTCTCTCCGTTGTAGTCATCGTGCTGCAGCACAGCGCGTCGATCCTGCTGGCCGTACTGCTGGACCAGAAGCTGAAAGGTATTGTATGGATGCGGGCGATTATCTTTTTCCCCGTGATTCTGAACACCGTTGTAATCGGTTATGTATGGAGCTACATGTATGCGCCGATGGTCGGGTTTCTGCCGAAGTTTTTTGCCGCAATCGGGCTGAATGGTCTGGCGCAGCTGGACTGGCTCGGTGATCCTTCCCTGGCAATCTACGCGATTGCGCTCGTCATGGTCTGGCAGTACACAGGCTACTCGATGATGATCTACTTGGCTGGACTACAATCCGTTTCGGGTGAAATATATGAAGCTTCAAGCATTGACGGCGCGGGCCCGTGGAATAAATTCTGGAAAGTTACGCTGCCGCTGCTGATTCCTTCGGTCATTGTGAATACAGTGCTGTCGGTGATCGGCTGTATGAAAATGTTCGAGCATGTCTTCATCATGACGCAAGGCGGACCGGCGAATTCTACGCAGACCTTCGGGATCATGATCTATCAATACGCCTTCAAAACCTCGCAAATGGGTTACGGCACCGCGATGGCGATGATCCTGTCTGTGATGATCCTGGGCGTAACCTTCGTGCAGATTAAGCTGCTCAGCAGAATGGAGGTGGCGAATTGA
- a CDS encoding ThuA domain-containing protein — MTRVTVWNEYRHERQEERIRQVYPNGIHVQLASFLSAAGLDTRTATLDEPEHGLTEEVLERTDVLVWWGHVAHQEVSDEVVNRIHKRVLEGMGLVVLHSGHMSKIFIKLMGTSCDLKWREAGEKERLWVMEPSHPIAAGIGEYIDLEQEEMYGAHFDVPAPESLIFVGWFEGGNVFPSGSTYRRGSGKIFYFQPGHESYPTYYNKEIQQVIINGVNWCAPVERAVPVYGHSEALEPIRSKVGV, encoded by the coding sequence GTGACCAGAGTAACCGTATGGAATGAATACCGCCATGAGCGGCAGGAAGAACGAATCCGCCAGGTCTATCCGAATGGCATACATGTACAGCTGGCCTCTTTTCTGAGCGCAGCGGGACTGGATACAAGAACGGCAACGCTGGACGAGCCGGAGCATGGATTGACGGAAGAAGTGCTGGAGCGCACCGATGTACTGGTATGGTGGGGGCATGTTGCCCATCAGGAAGTGAGCGACGAGGTGGTGAACCGGATTCATAAGCGCGTGCTGGAGGGGATGGGGCTGGTGGTGCTGCATTCAGGCCACATGTCCAAAATCTTCATCAAGCTCATGGGCACAAGCTGTGATCTGAAGTGGCGTGAAGCCGGGGAGAAAGAGCGCCTCTGGGTGATGGAGCCTAGCCATCCGATTGCCGCAGGCATCGGAGAATATATTGATCTGGAGCAGGAAGAGATGTACGGGGCGCATTTCGATGTGCCCGCACCGGAGAGCCTGATCTTTGTCGGCTGGTTCGAGGGCGGCAATGTGTTCCCGAGCGGCTCGACGTACCGGCGCGGCAGCGGGAAGATTTTCTATTTCCAGCCCGGCCACGAGTCCTATCCAACCTATTACAACAAGGAAATTCAGCAGGTTATTATCAACGGCGTGAACTGGTGTGCACCGGTAGAACGCGCGGTTCCGGTATATGGCCATTCCGAGGCGCTGGAGCCGATTAGAAGCAAAGTAGGCGTATAA
- a CDS encoding AraC family transcriptional regulator — translation MNIYLEIPDVDKHFPFRSLVCGGDDLTYPHWHKEIEIIYVTKGSLNLGINDVPIRMEQGEVQFINGGDVHYFLASPDSERVVIQFDLNFFQEVAALGGNDSPLRDIFTEMEFSSSSWPEGAAASMKALIESIYEENTQRREGYAYLIKARMFEMLTVIMREVPKSRVKKQPKFSEDTLSQSRETLERLERIFSYVEQHYQEAITLNEVAGYMGFSPYYFTKLFKKNTGMTFVAFLTEYRLNKAKWILLNEDLPMSAVAEAAGFGSGKTFHHLFKEATGISPLKYRKTISGNN, via the coding sequence ATGAATATCTATCTGGAAATTCCGGATGTGGACAAGCATTTTCCTTTTCGCAGCCTGGTCTGCGGAGGGGATGATCTGACCTATCCGCATTGGCATAAAGAAATCGAAATTATCTATGTAACCAAAGGGAGTCTAAACCTGGGAATAAATGATGTGCCGATCCGGATGGAGCAGGGTGAAGTGCAGTTTATCAACGGCGGAGATGTGCATTATTTCCTGGCTTCACCTGACAGTGAGCGGGTAGTGATACAGTTTGATCTGAATTTCTTTCAGGAGGTTGCAGCCCTGGGAGGCAATGACTCCCCGCTGCGGGATATTTTCACGGAGATGGAATTCTCCAGCTCAAGCTGGCCGGAAGGGGCCGCCGCCAGTATGAAGGCTCTGATTGAGAGCATTTATGAGGAGAATACACAGCGCCGTGAAGGCTACGCTTATCTGATTAAGGCCAGGATGTTTGAAATGCTGACGGTAATTATGCGGGAGGTGCCGAAGAGCAGGGTCAAGAAGCAGCCCAAGTTCTCGGAAGACACGCTGTCCCAGTCCAGAGAGACGCTGGAGCGGCTGGAGCGGATCTTCAGCTATGTGGAGCAGCATTATCAGGAAGCGATTACACTGAATGAGGTGGCCGGCTACATGGGCTTCAGCCCGTATTATTTCACCAAGCTGTTCAAGAAGAATACGGGTATGACCTTTGTCGCGTTTTTGACAGAATACCGGCTGAATAAGGCCAAGTGGATTCTGCTCAACGAAGACCTGCCGATGTCAGCGGTAGCGGAAGCGGCCGGGTTCGGCAGCGGGAAGACCTTTCACCATTTATTCAAGGAAGCTACGGGGATCTCTCCGCTTAAATACCGCAAGACAATATCCGGGAATAATTGA
- a CDS encoding carbohydrate ABC transporter permease, producing MTTTLQKTSIYTVLIIALIIVLVPMAVMVSVSLQTPSTINPLSLPKDPQWSNYTEAFRTGNLLPYFGNSILVLVMTTAAAIGVSVLAAYGLHHGKRYKSDAMSTFFLMGLILPAFSGTIPAFLVLREIHLLNTHVGLSLIQIASGLALPIFLYVNFFKTVPTEIEEAALVDGCGPWRTFLKIIFPLTLPITATCIIVVAINSWNDFFNPLVYLSSPDMRTLPVGLMAFKSQYNTNWPQMFAGAALVALPIIILYLFVQRFIIKGLVGGAVKG from the coding sequence TTGACGACTACATTACAGAAAACCTCTATCTATACCGTGCTGATTATCGCACTCATTATTGTACTTGTTCCGATGGCGGTCATGGTCTCGGTTTCGCTGCAGACGCCGTCAACGATCAATCCGCTTAGCTTGCCCAAAGACCCGCAGTGGAGCAATTATACCGAAGCGTTCCGTACCGGCAATCTGCTGCCGTATTTCGGGAACAGCATTCTGGTGCTGGTAATGACAACCGCTGCCGCTATTGGCGTCTCTGTACTGGCCGCTTACGGTCTGCACCATGGTAAAAGATATAAATCGGACGCGATGTCGACCTTCTTCCTGATGGGGCTGATTCTTCCGGCCTTCTCCGGCACGATTCCGGCATTCCTGGTGCTGCGGGAGATTCATCTGCTTAACACGCATGTCGGGCTGTCGCTGATCCAGATTGCTTCCGGGCTGGCCCTGCCGATCTTCCTCTATGTTAATTTCTTTAAGACCGTGCCGACTGAAATTGAGGAGGCTGCGCTGGTGGACGGCTGCGGGCCTTGGCGGACCTTCCTGAAGATTATTTTTCCGCTGACCCTGCCGATTACGGCAACCTGTATTATCGTGGTGGCGATCAACTCGTGGAATGACTTCTTCAATCCGCTGGTCTACCTGTCTTCGCCGGATATGCGGACGCTGCCCGTGGGTCTCATGGCCTTCAAAAGCCAATACAACACCAACTGGCCGCAGATGTTCGCCGGAGCTGCACTTGTGGCCCTGCCGATCATCATCCTCTATTTGTTCGTCCAGCGCTTCATTATTAAAGGCCTGGTGGGCGGGGCGGTTAAGGGGTAG
- a CDS encoding YhcH/YjgK/YiaL family protein, whose translation MIVDTLSHLLKDEAAYGEKIQRGLQFLRDTDFTGQAAGRYEVNDEMFYFINEYQTKAAGECFWEAHRVNLDLHYILEGTERIGYAAIEQLDVRDDYSAEKDAIFFTGAVESAVTAGPGALVVCYPQDGHMTGIEAGKPEAVRKVVLKIKL comes from the coding sequence ATGATTGTTGATACACTTAGCCATTTGCTCAAAGATGAGGCGGCATACGGAGAGAAGATTCAGAGAGGGCTACAGTTTCTGCGCGATACCGATTTCACCGGACAAGCAGCCGGACGCTATGAGGTCAATGATGAGATGTTCTATTTCATCAACGAATATCAGACCAAGGCTGCCGGAGAATGCTTCTGGGAAGCGCACCGTGTGAATCTCGATCTGCATTATATTCTGGAAGGTACGGAGCGGATCGGCTATGCGGCCATTGAGCAGCTTGACGTAAGAGATGACTACAGCGCTGAGAAGGATGCGATCTTCTTCACCGGTGCCGTTGAATCCGCGGTGACTGCAGGACCGGGGGCTCTTGTCGTGTGTTATCCGCAGGACGGACATATGACAGGGATTGAAGCTGGCAAGCCCGAGGCTGTGCGGAAGGTAGTTTTGAAGATCAAGCTGTAA
- a CDS encoding N-acetylmannosamine-6-phosphate 2-epimerase encodes MEKISGSLIPYQGLVVSCQALEDEPLFGSHHMVAMAMAAKEAGAAGIRAGGLADIRAIKDAAGLPLIGLVKIQHEGSEVYITPTLEDALAVHAAGADIVAIDGTGRHRPDGRTLEATLAALKAAGIPVMADIATFEEGVQAAGWGADYISTTLSGYTAETQGTLLPNLDLLERLAAVLQVPVVAEGGISEPAQAAAALELGAAFVVVGSAISRPQWIAARYVKAMKVKAGSAATEAEG; translated from the coding sequence ATGGAGAAAATATCCGGGAGTCTCATTCCATATCAGGGGCTGGTCGTATCCTGCCAGGCGCTGGAGGACGAGCCGCTGTTCGGAAGCCACCATATGGTAGCGATGGCGATGGCGGCGAAGGAAGCGGGGGCGGCCGGTATCCGTGCCGGAGGGCTGGCGGATATCCGGGCGATCAAGGATGCCGCAGGGTTGCCGCTGATCGGACTGGTCAAAATACAGCATGAAGGCAGTGAGGTCTACATTACGCCGACGCTTGAGGATGCACTTGCCGTCCATGCGGCCGGGGCCGATATTGTGGCCATCGATGGTACCGGGCGGCACCGGCCGGACGGGCGGACCCTTGAAGCTACGCTTGCCGCGCTGAAGGCTGCGGGGATACCGGTGATGGCGGATATTGCTACCTTCGAGGAAGGCGTGCAGGCGGCCGGATGGGGAGCGGATTACATCTCGACCACGCTAAGCGGTTATACCGCAGAGACACAGGGCACTCTGCTGCCTAATCTGGATCTGCTGGAGCGGCTGGCCGCTGTCCTGCAGGTCCCGGTAGTCGCCGAAGGCGGGATATCTGAGCCGGCGCAGGCGGCAGCGGCGCTGGAGCTGGGCGCGGCTTTTGTCGTCGTGGGCTCGGCGATAAGCCGCCCGCAGTGGATAGCCGCCCGTTATGTGAAGGCGATGAAGGTGAAGGCGGGCAGCGCTGCAACGGAGGCCGAAGGATGA
- a CDS encoding ABC transporter substrate-binding protein — protein MRRKGGFWWLSVLCLGLLVILAGCGSNNAASNGNSGAAAISGTAAEGDAEKEPVVLKLTTWNPISQTVVDKFQEKYPYITIEHDKVYDQFREIIRTRIVSKSDMDMLWLFPNQVAEFSKENVLMDITGSPWLDNYLEAAVKLGTVDGKTYGVPYNSQPIVMFYNKTLFDQLGLAIPTNWEELMAVSEKIKASGTAPMVIGSKDGWATQFITTSQFGLYQHDNADVFSQLASGDKKWTDPEFTGYFDGMKELADKGYLLENSVGLSYDQVAQVFKEGKAAMWPMGEWGYSENFDADFSAFELSAFPIPVNRGDQPLVTNLVSDNLLVGVSWSKHQEEIKLFMEFVAEPEMAKIWSDETKQAVTVKGGTSETYSPLAASLQPLIDASEAQIFPSMTSSIEPVMFPIFQQILLKQDVDTTKLLEQMQTAQDKDI, from the coding sequence ATGAGAAGAAAAGGCGGGTTCTGGTGGTTGTCGGTATTATGTCTTGGATTGTTGGTCATTCTTGCAGGCTGCGGCAGTAATAATGCGGCATCAAACGGTAATTCCGGAGCGGCCGCTATAAGCGGTACTGCTGCAGAAGGTGATGCTGAGAAAGAGCCGGTGGTGCTGAAACTGACCACATGGAACCCGATCAGCCAGACGGTGGTTGATAAATTCCAGGAGAAATATCCCTACATCACGATAGAGCATGACAAGGTATACGATCAATTCCGGGAAATCATCCGTACACGGATTGTCTCCAAATCCGATATGGACATGCTGTGGCTGTTCCCGAACCAGGTGGCTGAATTCTCCAAAGAGAATGTCCTGATGGACATCACCGGCAGTCCTTGGCTGGACAATTATCTTGAAGCAGCGGTGAAGCTGGGTACAGTGGACGGCAAAACCTACGGCGTCCCTTATAACAGCCAGCCGATCGTGATGTTCTATAATAAAACACTGTTCGATCAGCTGGGACTTGCGATTCCGACCAATTGGGAAGAGCTGATGGCGGTAAGCGAGAAAATCAAAGCCAGCGGCACTGCCCCGATGGTCATTGGTAGCAAGGATGGCTGGGCGACCCAGTTCATCACCACTTCACAGTTCGGACTGTATCAGCATGACAATGCGGACGTATTCTCTCAGCTGGCAAGCGGGGACAAAAAGTGGACCGATCCAGAGTTCACAGGCTACTTCGACGGCATGAAGGAGCTGGCGGATAAAGGCTATCTGCTGGAGAACTCCGTCGGCCTCAGCTATGACCAGGTAGCGCAGGTATTTAAGGAAGGCAAAGCCGCCATGTGGCCGATGGGCGAATGGGGCTACAGCGAGAACTTTGATGCAGACTTCTCCGCATTTGAGCTTAGTGCCTTCCCGATTCCCGTCAACCGCGGCGATCAGCCGCTCGTAACGAATCTGGTGTCCGACAACCTGCTGGTTGGCGTATCCTGGAGCAAGCACCAGGAAGAAATCAAGCTGTTTATGGAATTCGTGGCCGAGCCGGAAATGGCGAAGATCTGGTCCGATGAAACGAAGCAGGCGGTAACGGTAAAAGGCGGCACTTCCGAAACCTACAGCCCGCTGGCCGCTTCCCTTCAGCCGCTAATTGACGCAAGCGAAGCGCAGATTTTCCCGAGCATGACCTCGTCCATTGAGCCGGTAATGTTCCCGATCTTCCAGCAGATTCTGCTGAAGCAGGACGTGGACACCACCAAGCTGCTGGAACAAATGCAAACGGCTCAGGATAAGGACATATAG
- a CDS encoding response regulator transcription factor: MWNLLVVEDETIVRLGLRYMLNWDELEITWKAEAANGHEALKVLAREEIHIVMTDIRMPGMDGLELARRIKEQYPSVQIIFFSSFEDFPYVKEAVRIGVVDYLHKPTMAAEEITAALRKASDTLEQLHQEAVPQVPGYSDKDRDQFLQSMLGAEEQPVENWMEEWQRYGLESLYGEGYRLAILRMADNEGIEPQAALARFMSFRYFLEEYTSREWGGILLSRENKELVWLLPQKVSVDEAGAGAAMQSDLDQLAQGLHKMLGIRMTYTCSGIHRTAAELPEAYRSAAEREPASGGRLSGIIRLATAYIDEHLLEEVTLARTAEAIHVSVSHLSRQFLKETGQHFNEYMTAKKMLLARRLLRESNRKVYEVAEELGYANPHYFSKLFKDDTGLTPLEFRNQ; encoded by the coding sequence ATGTGGAATTTGCTTGTGGTGGAAGATGAGACCATTGTGCGGCTGGGCCTGCGCTATATGCTGAATTGGGACGAGCTTGAAATCACATGGAAAGCCGAAGCTGCGAACGGGCACGAGGCGCTCAAGGTGCTGGCCCGGGAGGAAATTCATATTGTGATGACGGATATCCGCATGCCGGGTATGGATGGTCTGGAGCTGGCGCGCAGAATTAAGGAGCAATATCCGAGCGTGCAGATTATTTTCTTCAGCAGCTTTGAGGACTTTCCTTATGTAAAAGAAGCCGTCCGCATTGGCGTCGTGGATTATTTGCATAAGCCGACGATGGCGGCCGAAGAGATTACAGCAGCGCTGCGCAAAGCGTCTGATACGCTGGAGCAGCTTCATCAGGAGGCTGTGCCGCAGGTGCCGGGATACAGCGACAAGGACCGTGATCAATTCCTGCAGTCGATGCTCGGAGCGGAAGAGCAGCCTGTGGAGAATTGGATGGAGGAGTGGCAGCGGTATGGGTTGGAGTCCCTGTATGGAGAGGGATACCGGCTGGCTATTCTGCGCATGGCCGATAATGAAGGGATTGAACCGCAGGCGGCGCTGGCCCGCTTTATGTCCTTCCGGTATTTTCTGGAGGAATACACTTCCCGCGAATGGGGCGGGATATTACTCAGCCGGGAGAACAAGGAGCTGGTCTGGCTGCTGCCGCAGAAGGTGTCCGTTGATGAAGCGGGAGCCGGGGCCGCGATGCAGAGTGATCTGGATCAGCTGGCGCAAGGCCTGCACAAAATGCTGGGCATCCGCATGACCTATACCTGCAGCGGAATTCACCGGACAGCCGCGGAGCTGCCGGAGGCATATCGTAGTGCGGCGGAGCGTGAGCCGGCGAGCGGCGGGAGGCTGAGCGGAATTATCCGGCTGGCAACGGCGTATATCGATGAGCATTTGCTGGAGGAGGTGACGCTGGCGCGGACCGCAGAGGCGATTCATGTCAGCGTCAGCCATCTGAGCCGCCAGTTTCTTAAGGAGACCGGACAGCATTTCAATGAATATATGACCGCCAAAAAAATGCTCCTGGCCCGCAGGCTGCTGCGTGAGAGCAACCGGAAGGTATACGAGGTGGCCGAGGAGCTGGGGTATGCCAACCCGCATTATTTCAGCAAGCTGTTTAAAGATGACACAGGTCTGACACCGCTGGAATTCCGCAATCAGTAA
- a CDS encoding sensor domain-containing protein, with amino-acid sequence MLRRSINAWKMLMLALPKGIIAFVIAITGLCVSLPLVIIWIGLPLLALTLTWCRTMMTNEQKVAEAWSHGKGEAAQQIMPDNTAVFRWEGLRTLGSQLRQDQSYRGILYSILQLPAGILGFTLSLVLPSVAIGCLLAPAVHKISTELFSFDPNMLDPEVFFFLANRTSSERSWIVCGIGFVMLLLLPLLLQGIGRLYTAWINMISGTQLNVKAPLEILHNS; translated from the coding sequence ATGTTACGACGAAGTATAAACGCGTGGAAAATGCTCATGCTTGCTTTGCCCAAAGGAATAATCGCCTTTGTTATTGCCATCACAGGCCTATGCGTAAGTCTGCCTCTGGTGATTATATGGATTGGGCTGCCATTGCTGGCCCTGACACTAACCTGGTGCCGCACGATGATGACTAATGAACAGAAGGTTGCCGAAGCCTGGTCTCACGGTAAAGGGGAAGCCGCGCAGCAGATTATGCCAGACAATACGGCCGTCTTCCGCTGGGAAGGTCTGCGGACATTAGGTTCCCAGCTTCGCCAAGACCAGTCGTACCGGGGAATCCTGTACAGCATACTGCAGCTGCCCGCAGGTATCCTTGGATTCACTCTTTCGCTTGTCCTGCCTTCAGTTGCGATCGGCTGCCTGCTGGCGCCCGCGGTTCATAAGATCAGCACTGAGCTGTTCTCATTTGATCCCAATATGCTCGATCCGGAGGTTTTCTTCTTCTTGGCCAATAGAACTTCCAGTGAACGCTCCTGGATCGTATGCGGAATAGGTTTTGTAATGCTGTTGCTGCTGCCGCTGCTGCTTCAGGGTATCGGCCGTTTGTACACTGCCTGGATCAACATGATCTCAGGAACACAGCTGAATGTGAAAGCCCCGCTTGAAATACTGCATAACTCTTAG
- a CDS encoding NAD(+) diphosphatase produces the protein MPYCESCAAFRFPVFSTAMSTAVLNRELDKILLIQQYNRKDYILLAGYVNKGENAEAALIREVREEAGLEIIAYEYVRSQYFAPSNTLMLNFISVADTEDLSAMSAELDHAAWFTLDEAADAILKGSLAESFLLTIIGKLRQGRTLESFTAAVQ, from the coding sequence GTGCCTTACTGTGAATCCTGTGCCGCGTTCCGGTTCCCGGTGTTCAGCACGGCGATGAGTACAGCGGTACTGAACAGGGAACTGGATAAAATTCTGCTCATTCAGCAGTATAACCGCAAGGATTATATCCTGCTGGCCGGTTACGTGAATAAGGGCGAGAACGCCGAAGCAGCGCTTATCCGTGAGGTCCGGGAAGAAGCAGGGCTTGAGATCATCGCGTATGAATATGTGCGCAGCCAGTATTTTGCCCCTTCCAATACGCTGATGCTGAACTTCATTAGTGTGGCTGACACGGAGGACTTAAGCGCGATGAGCGCTGAGCTGGATCATGCAGCATGGTTTACACTGGATGAAGCTGCGGATGCCATCTTGAAAGGCAGTCTCGCCGAGAGCTTCCTGCTGACGATTATCGGTAAGCTGAGACAGGGGCGGACTCTGGAGAGCTTCACTGCAGCGGTACAGTAA